A genomic stretch from Phocoena phocoena chromosome 9, mPhoPho1.1, whole genome shotgun sequence includes:
- the SMKR1 gene encoding small lysine-rich protein 1: MELRSSNQPAQKLKTFTPLQKFPNRLIEPGKGKRKGRSQSRGKKQKKPEVDILSPAAMLNLYYIAHNVAGCLHLRGFRWPGATKSKKGKNKT; this comes from the exons ATGGAGTTGCGTTCAAGCAACCAACCAGCTCAGAAACTGAAAACTTTCACTCCCTTACAAAAATTTCCTAACAgacttattgag CCaggtaaagggaaaagaaaaggccgAAGCCAGTCCCGTGGGAAAAAGCAGAAGAAACCGGAAGTGGACATCCTCAGCCCCGCCGCGATGCTGAACCTCTACTACATTGCCCACAACGTCGCTGGCTGCCTGCACCTGCGTGGCTTCCGCTGGCCAGGCGCTACCAAGTcaaagaaggggaaaaacaagACTTAA